One segment of uncultured Fibrobacter sp. DNA contains the following:
- the metG gene encoding methionine--tRNA ligase, which yields MKRTPLPFQHLFSKFGHMKNFYVTTPIYYVNDAPHIGHSYTTVLADILTRFHKILGYQTFFLTGTDEHGQKVQRAADKRGVTPQEHVDEYYHRFEDLWKKMGIGNDFFIRTTMPEHKAFVQECLQKLWDKGEIYSKEYEGWYSVGEERFFSEDELDENKCDPISHRPVEWLKEKNYFFKMGSYQQKLIDFLESHKDWIVPDYRWNEIRGFLRQPLNDLCISRPKARLSWGIPLPFDTDYVTYVWFDALLNYVSASTAFHKTYADGTPIWPATYHLIGKDILTTHSVYWPTMLMALDIPLPQHILAHGWWLVNGGEKMSKSAGNVVNPMDYMEKYGIDAFRYFLAREMVVGQDANFTHEAFVRRINSDLANDLGNVLNRVHRLVITNFEGKLPAATAIGDAENEVINLANKVIAEIKEGLPQARLSQSIETIMQLVRSINRYLEVKAPWKLAKDPAAKDELATVLYVSAEAVRLSLCLLWPVIPAKAEEGLAMIGSKFQSADDLAWGILKGGEAFGEGKPLFPRIEEEVKKQEPQQKPKQNKPLMAADVPAAMDMRVAQIKEVADHPDATSLYVLKVDAGEGELRTICSGLKSSYKAEELQDRKILLFANLKPSALRGIMSQGMLFAGDLDAEAHTCRLVSVPEDAKPGDRALFKGVAPSEPRELKVKDFEKIALSVKGGAVFCDALALEVNGKPVTCDVQDGNGVH from the coding sequence TTGAAGCGAACACCTTTGCCGTTTCAACACCTTTTTTCTAAATTTGGGCACATGAAAAATTTTTACGTTACTACCCCGATTTATTACGTGAATGACGCCCCGCATATTGGGCATTCCTACACCACGGTCTTGGCCGATATTCTTACCCGTTTCCACAAGATTCTGGGCTACCAGACCTTCTTCTTGACCGGTACCGACGAACACGGCCAGAAGGTGCAGCGCGCCGCCGACAAGCGCGGCGTGACTCCGCAGGAACACGTGGACGAATACTACCACCGCTTCGAAGACCTGTGGAAGAAGATGGGTATCGGTAACGACTTCTTTATCCGCACCACAATGCCCGAACACAAGGCTTTTGTGCAGGAATGCCTGCAGAAACTCTGGGACAAGGGTGAAATTTACTCGAAAGAATACGAAGGCTGGTACTCCGTCGGCGAAGAACGCTTCTTCAGCGAAGACGAACTCGACGAAAACAAGTGCGACCCCATCAGCCACCGCCCGGTGGAATGGCTCAAGGAAAAGAACTACTTCTTCAAGATGGGTTCTTACCAGCAGAAGTTGATTGACTTCCTCGAAAGCCACAAGGACTGGATTGTGCCGGACTACCGCTGGAACGAAATCCGCGGGTTCCTGCGCCAGCCGCTGAACGACCTCTGCATCAGCCGCCCGAAGGCCCGCCTCAGCTGGGGCATTCCGCTGCCGTTCGACACCGACTACGTGACCTACGTTTGGTTCGACGCCTTGCTCAACTACGTGAGCGCCTCCACCGCCTTCCACAAGACTTACGCCGATGGCACACCGATTTGGCCCGCCACTTACCACCTCATCGGTAAGGACATTTTGACGACTCACAGCGTGTACTGGCCGACCATGCTCATGGCACTCGACATTCCGCTTCCGCAGCACATCCTCGCCCACGGCTGGTGGCTCGTGAACGGCGGCGAAAAGATGAGCAAGTCCGCTGGCAACGTGGTGAACCCCATGGACTACATGGAAAAGTACGGCATCGACGCATTCCGTTACTTCCTCGCCCGCGAAATGGTCGTCGGTCAGGACGCCAACTTCACTCACGAAGCTTTCGTGCGCCGCATCAACAGCGACCTCGCCAACGACCTCGGTAACGTGCTGAACCGCGTGCACCGCTTGGTCATCACGAACTTTGAAGGCAAGCTCCCCGCCGCCACCGCAATCGGCGACGCCGAAAATGAAGTCATCAATCTTGCAAACAAGGTGATTGCCGAAATCAAGGAAGGCCTGCCGCAGGCTCGCCTCTCGCAGTCTATCGAAACCATCATGCAGCTCGTGCGTAGCATCAACCGCTACCTCGAAGTCAAGGCTCCGTGGAAACTCGCCAAGGACCCTGCCGCGAAGGACGAACTCGCGACTGTACTCTACGTTTCTGCCGAAGCCGTGCGCCTTTCCCTCTGCTTGCTGTGGCCGGTAATCCCCGCCAAGGCAGAAGAAGGCCTCGCCATGATCGGTTCCAAGTTCCAGAGTGCCGACGACCTCGCTTGGGGAATCCTCAAGGGTGGCGAAGCATTCGGCGAAGGCAAGCCGCTCTTCCCGCGTATCGAAGAAGAAGTCAAGAAGCAGGAACCGCAGCAGAAGCCCAAGCAGAACAAGCCCCTGATGGCCGCCGATGTGCCCGCCGCTATGGACATGCGCGTGGCCCAGATTAAGGAAGTGGCCGACCATCCGGATGCCACGAGCCTCTACGTGCTCAAGGTGGACGCCGGCGAAGGCGAACTCCGCACCATCTGCAGCGGCCTCAAGAGCAGCTACAAGGCCGAAGAACTCCAGGACAGGAAGATTCTGTTGTTCGCAAACCTCAAGCCGAGCGCTCTCCGCGGCATCATGAGCCAGGGTATGCTTTTTGCGGGCGACCTCGACGCAGAAGCTCACACCTGCCGCCTCGTCTCTGTACCTGAAGACGCCAAGCCCGGTGACCGTGCCCTCTTCAAGGGTGTGGCTCCCAGCGAACCGCGTGAACTCAAGGTGAAGGACTTCGAGAAGATCGCGCTCTCCGTGAAGGGTGGCGCCGTGTTCTGCGACGCCCTCGCTCTCGAAGTGAACGGCAAGCCGGTGACCTGCGACGTGCAGGATGGTAATGGAGTCCACTAG